In Flavobacterium sp. CBA20B-1, one DNA window encodes the following:
- a CDS encoding DUF6327 family protein, whose amino-acid sequence MKTKYTSYEEVNKELEILKLEREISIRKIGVNAENTLELFSPNRLITQGLTSLGNSVKHSKGIKTLVLSTVFKFLFNKILKK is encoded by the coding sequence ATGAAAACAAAATACACCTCATACGAAGAAGTTAACAAAGAACTAGAGATTCTTAAACTTGAACGCGAAATCAGCATTCGGAAGATTGGAGTTAATGCAGAAAATACTTTAGAACTTTTTTCGCCTAATCGATTAATTACGCAAGGTTTAACTTCACTTGGCAATTCGGTTAAGCATTCTAAAGGCATTAAAACCTTAGTTTTATCAACAGTTTTTAAATTTTTATTCAACAAGATATTAAAAAAATAA
- a CDS encoding SPFH domain-containing protein yields MDFTLYIIVAVIIFIIASSLFTVKQQTAVIIERFGKYQSIRNSGLQMKIPVVDRVAGRLNLRIQQLDVIIETKTKDNVFVKMKVSVQFKVVQERVYEAFYKLEYPHDQITSYVFDVVRAEVPKLKLDDVFERKDDIAIAVKRELNDAMVTYGYDIINTLITDIDPDVQVKHAMNRINAADREKTAAEYEGEAERIRIVAKAKAEAESKRLQGQGIADQRREIARGLVESVDVLNRVGINSQEASALIVVTQHYDTLQSIGAENNSNLILLPNSPQAGSDMLNNMVASFTASNQVGEAMKKSSMKDKDYKPKRNLPPQTDFPSKSSTEE; encoded by the coding sequence ATGGATTTTACACTTTACATTATTGTTGCTGTAATTATTTTTATAATTGCATCTTCCTTATTTACTGTAAAACAGCAAACGGCTGTGATTATAGAACGTTTCGGAAAATACCAATCTATCCGAAATTCGGGTTTACAAATGAAAATCCCGGTTGTTGACCGCGTTGCAGGTCGGCTCAATTTGCGCATTCAACAATTAGACGTGATTATTGAAACCAAAACAAAAGACAATGTGTTTGTGAAAATGAAGGTTTCGGTACAATTTAAGGTGGTACAGGAACGCGTGTACGAAGCTTTTTATAAATTAGAATATCCGCATGATCAAATCACCTCATATGTTTTTGATGTGGTACGTGCTGAAGTTCCAAAATTAAAATTAGACGACGTTTTTGAGCGTAAGGATGATATCGCAATAGCTGTTAAACGCGAATTGAACGATGCCATGGTAACTTATGGTTATGATATCATTAATACGTTGATCACCGATATTGATCCGGATGTGCAAGTGAAACATGCAATGAACCGCATTAATGCTGCCGATCGTGAGAAAACAGCTGCCGAATATGAAGGAGAAGCAGAGCGTATTAGAATTGTTGCAAAAGCAAAAGCAGAAGCAGAATCGAAACGTTTGCAAGGACAAGGTATTGCAGATCAGCGCCGCGAAATTGCCCGTGGTTTGGTAGAGTCGGTTGATGTATTGAACAGAGTAGGAATCAATTCGCAAGAAGCATCGGCTTTAATTGTGGTAACGCAACATTATGATACCTTACAATCAATTGGTGCAGAAAACAATTCAAACCTTATCTTATTGCCTAATTCGCCACAAGCGGGTAGTGATATGCTCAACAATATGGTGGCATCATTCACGGCAAGTAACCAAGTAGGCGAAGCAATGAAGAAATCGTCAATGAAAGATAAAGATTATAAACCAAAAAGAAATCTTCCCCCACAGACAGATTTTCCTTCTAAATCCTCTACAGAAGAGTAA
- the gltX gene encoding glutamate--tRNA ligase, with protein sequence MTKPVRVRFAPSPTGPLHIGGVRTALFNYLFAKKNQGVFYVRIEDTDQSRFVPGAEAYIFEALKWLGIEPDETVGVNEQFGPYRQSDRKDLYQQYALDLVHKGFAYYAFDTSEELDALRKNAETNGNTFIYNHSVRETLNTSLNMTNEELEARLFNNDPYVIRFKMPIDEKLTLNDMIRGEVTFDTGLLDDKVLYKSDGMPTYHLANIVDDHLQQTSHVIRGEEWLPSLPLHYLLYRSFGWDAPEFAHLPLILKPVGNGKLSKRDGDKLGFPVFPLDWETASGEKSMGYREQGFFPEAVVNFLALLGWNDGTDKELFSMDELIKLFDLSRVNKSGAKFDPEKNKWFNHQYLIEKENADLLPYLKTVLNEKQIVVDDHKIEKIIGLIKDRANLTTDLFHLSDFFFVTPKKYEEKAAKNWKEDTSDFMQQIISVIENVKFFEAKEIETAVKNWIQENELGMGKIMQPLRIAMVGAMKGPDLFEIISLLGKEEAVQRLHNAINNFKK encoded by the coding sequence ATGACAAAACCAGTACGTGTTCGATTTGCCCCAAGTCCCACCGGTCCGCTGCATATAGGCGGTGTGCGAACTGCGCTATTTAATTATTTATTTGCCAAGAAAAACCAAGGTGTTTTTTATGTGCGGATAGAAGATACCGATCAAAGCAGGTTTGTGCCAGGTGCGGAAGCATATATTTTTGAAGCTTTAAAATGGTTGGGAATTGAACCCGATGAAACCGTAGGCGTAAACGAACAATTTGGACCTTATCGCCAAAGCGATCGCAAAGATTTATACCAACAATATGCACTTGATTTAGTTCATAAAGGTTTTGCTTATTATGCTTTTGATACTTCTGAGGAATTGGACGCCCTTAGAAAAAATGCCGAAACAAACGGTAACACTTTCATTTATAATCATTCGGTTCGCGAAACTTTAAACACTTCGCTGAATATGACCAATGAAGAATTAGAAGCACGATTGTTTAACAACGATCCGTATGTGATTCGTTTTAAAATGCCCATCGATGAAAAATTAACTTTAAACGATATGATTCGGGGAGAAGTTACTTTTGATACCGGTTTGCTAGACGATAAAGTGCTTTATAAATCTGACGGTATGCCCACGTACCATTTGGCCAATATTGTGGATGATCATTTGCAACAAACATCACATGTGATTCGAGGAGAAGAATGGTTGCCTTCTTTGCCATTGCATTACTTATTGTATCGTTCTTTTGGATGGGATGCACCCGAATTTGCACATTTACCATTGATATTAAAGCCCGTAGGAAACGGCAAATTATCTAAGCGAGATGGCGATAAATTGGGATTCCCTGTTTTTCCGTTAGATTGGGAAACAGCTTCTGGCGAAAAATCAATGGGATATCGGGAACAAGGTTTCTTTCCGGAAGCAGTTGTGAATTTTTTAGCACTTTTAGGTTGGAACGATGGCACCGACAAAGAATTATTTTCAATGGATGAATTAATCAAATTGTTTGATTTATCGCGTGTAAATAAATCGGGTGCAAAGTTTGATCCTGAAAAAAACAAATGGTTCAACCATCAATACCTCATTGAAAAAGAAAACGCAGACTTATTGCCTTATTTAAAAACGGTTTTAAACGAAAAACAAATTGTAGTTGACGATCATAAAATCGAAAAAATCATTGGATTAATTAAAGATCGTGCAAATTTAACTACTGACCTGTTTCATTTAAGCGATTTTTTCTTTGTTACACCTAAAAAATACGAAGAAAAAGCAGCTAAAAATTGGAAAGAAGATACTTCTGACTTCATGCAACAAATTATTTCTGTGATAGAAAATGTTAAATTTTTTGAAGCAAAAGAAATTGAAACGGCTGTGAAAAATTGGATTCAGGAAAACGAATTAGGAATGGGCAAAATTATGCAACCTCTTCGTATAGCGATGGTTGGAGCCATGAAAGGTCCTGATTTGTTTGAAATTATTTCCTTGTTAGGTAAAGAAGAAGCTGTTCAAAGATTGCACAATGCCATCAATAATTTTAAAAAATAA
- a CDS encoding winged helix-turn-helix transcriptional regulator, with product MASNHFVNECADGVKCSKLKFFLHREVFAQVPPKGIYTLTEKGESLRPLFSMLSQWGIEQVLEPRRKSENEIFFLKLRIKTKNMYQ from the coding sequence ATGGCGAGCAACCACTTCGTCAACGAATGTGCCGATGGAGTGAAGTGTAGCAAATTAAAATTCTTCTTACACCGTGAAGTGTTTGCACAAGTACCACCGAAAGGAATTTACACCTTGACGGAAAAAGGCGAAAGTTTACGACCACTTTTCAGTATGCTAAGCCAATGGGGAATTGAACAAGTTTTAGAGCCGAGAAGGAAGTCTGAAAATGAAATTTTTTTCTTAAAGCTACGAATAAAAACAAAAAACATGTACCAATAA
- a CDS encoding helix-turn-helix domain-containing protein produces the protein MVKKTQEVISKPNYSKIYQDLITKRFPERLKEFDFFGEKDILTSLEVIELNELLFNNNRTEQHFSEQRYKAYDKQTILRILKYQHKEKINNKELAAHFKLSINTIKNWRKVFAAHLNTF, from the coding sequence ATGGTTAAGAAAACACAAGAAGTAATCTCAAAACCCAATTATAGTAAGATATATCAGGATTTAATTACTAAGAGATTTCCTGAAAGATTAAAGGAATTTGATTTTTTTGGAGAAAAAGATATACTTACATCATTGGAAGTTATAGAGTTGAACGAGTTATTGTTTAATAACAATAGAACAGAACAGCATTTTTCTGAACAGCGTTATAAAGCATATGACAAACAGACTATACTCCGCATTCTAAAGTACCAGCACAAAGAAAAAATAAATAATAAGGAACTTGCTGCCCACTTTAAATTGAGTATAAATACTATAAAAAACTGGCGAAAAGTATTTGCAGCTCACTTAAATACTTTCTAG
- a CDS encoding OmpA family protein: MKKGIYTAALFTAFMLGNTGAQAQAGLNTADKDYNQWAYVDAIGIYEKVANRGYAGKDVLEKLGNAYYFNARYGEAQKHYERLFKEFGNENIGSEYYYRYAQTLQHVGKESESKKYYDQFVSKAGSHTQRSKIRQNEAALKKQIQANSGRYDQIKNLEINTPYSDYGSYVHNNQLYFTSARDTGSLHKREHTWTGDAFTSLYSVAETATKDDKVTRLKGKVKSPLNESTAVITKDGNTMYFTRNNYINHTRKYDADKNTKLKIYRAENVDGKWENVTELSFNMDGYNTAHPTLSQDEATMYFASDRPEGFGGSDLWQVAIHPSGAFGGPVNMGEGINTEGRETFPFVTESGELYFSSDGRVGLGGLDVYATKLDRNSQPGEIHNVGAPINSNADDFAYYIDPNTKQGFFSSNREGGNGNDDIYSFHETKPLQLECIQKLLLKVIDGKTRDIITDANVTLYNNLYGELESSNRYQNDGYVFNNTFKCGETYRLKAEKEGYTTQEDVVLLPNESGVTEHTIVLEPAKTPVKVGDDLFKVLKLNPIYFDLDKYNIRPDAAAELAKVLAVLEEYPTMKIDIRSHTDSRASHKYNDRLSENRAKSTREWLIDQGISSSRLTSKGYGERQLVNECADGVKCSEEAHQANRRSEFIIVEM; the protein is encoded by the coding sequence ATGGGCTTATGTAGATGCGATTGGCATTTACGAGAAAGTAGCCAACCGCGGTTATGCGGGGAAGGATGTACTAGAAAAGTTAGGCAACGCCTACTATTTCAATGCGCGCTATGGCGAAGCCCAAAAGCACTACGAACGCTTGTTCAAAGAATTTGGCAACGAAAACATAGGCAGTGAGTACTATTACCGCTACGCCCAAACCTTGCAACACGTGGGCAAAGAAAGCGAATCAAAAAAGTATTACGACCAGTTTGTAAGCAAAGCCGGCAGCCACACCCAGCGGTCAAAAATCCGCCAGAACGAAGCCGCGCTTAAAAAGCAGATACAAGCCAATTCAGGTCGCTACGACCAGATTAAGAACTTAGAGATCAACACGCCTTATTCCGATTACGGGAGTTATGTACACAACAACCAATTGTACTTTACCAGCGCGCGCGACACAGGCAGCTTGCACAAACGCGAACACACCTGGACAGGTGATGCCTTTACCAGCTTGTACAGCGTAGCCGAAACGGCAACAAAAGACGACAAAGTAACCCGATTGAAAGGCAAGGTAAAATCACCACTTAATGAATCAACAGCGGTGATTACCAAAGACGGCAACACGATGTATTTCACACGCAACAACTACATCAACCATACCCGTAAATACGATGCCGACAAAAACACGAAGCTTAAAATCTACCGTGCAGAAAACGTGGATGGCAAATGGGAAAATGTAACGGAACTATCGTTCAATATGGACGGCTACAACACGGCACACCCCACCTTAAGCCAAGACGAAGCCACGATGTATTTTGCGAGCGACCGTCCGGAAGGTTTCGGCGGATCGGATTTGTGGCAGGTGGCGATTCATCCCTCAGGCGCTTTTGGCGGCCCTGTAAACATGGGTGAGGGGATCAACACCGAAGGCAGAGAAACCTTTCCGTTTGTAACCGAAAGTGGGGAATTGTATTTTTCAAGCGACGGTAGAGTAGGACTAGGCGGGTTAGATGTATATGCCACGAAATTAGACAGAAACAGCCAACCCGGGGAAATCCACAACGTAGGAGCACCAATCAACAGCAATGCAGATGATTTTGCGTATTATATCGACCCAAACACCAAACAAGGTTTCTTTTCAAGCAACCGTGAGGGCGGCAACGGCAACGACGATATTTACAGTTTCCATGAAACCAAACCGTTGCAGTTAGAGTGTATCCAAAAACTGCTTTTAAAAGTAATAGACGGCAAAACCCGCGACATTATCACTGATGCCAACGTAACGCTTTACAACAATTTGTACGGCGAATTAGAAAGCAGCAACCGCTACCAAAACGACGGTTATGTGTTCAACAACACGTTCAAATGTGGGGAAACCTACCGCTTAAAAGCGGAAAAAGAAGGCTATACGACCCAAGAAGACGTGGTGCTTTTGCCCAATGAAAGCGGTGTAACCGAGCACACCATTGTATTGGAACCGGCGAAAACCCCTGTAAAAGTAGGCGACGACTTGTTTAAAGTATTAAAACTGAATCCTATTTATTTTGATTTAGACAAATACAACATCCGTCCGGATGCAGCAGCAGAGTTGGCAAAAGTATTGGCGGTATTGGAAGAATATCCAACGATGAAAATCGATATTCGTTCGCATACCGACAGCCGTGCATCGCACAAGTACAACGACAGATTGTCTGAGAACCGCGCAAAATCGACCAGAGAATGGTTGATTGACCAAGGCATCAGTTCGTCACGATTAACCTCGAAAGGCTATGGCGAACGCCAATTAGTCAACGAATGTGCCGATGGCGTGAAATGTAGCGAAGAAGCACACCAAGCCAACCGTAGATCAGAGTTTATTATTGTGGAGATGTAA